The Paenibacillus spongiae nucleotide sequence GTCGGACCTTACGCTTCGAAAAGTAGCGACAGACCCTACGATAGGCGCGATAGCCGGTAAACTTCTTGGAGCTGAGAGCATTAGGCTGTTTCATGATCAACTGCTCTATAAACCGGGCAGAGCGACGGCCAAAGAAACGGCGAACGTCGGCTGGCATCAGGACTATGTGTACTGGCAATGCTGCATGGAGCCGACGCTGGTTACGGCTTGGGTTGCCTTTACGGATGTAGATCTGTCCAATGGCTGCATGCAAGTGGTGCCCCGCAGCAATCAATGGGGATTGTTGAGTGTCAATAACTTTTTCGAGCAAAACTTGGAGAAACAGCGGGATATGATGGACATTCCGGCTAACGAAAAGTTCGAAACGGTTCCGTTAGTCATGAAGGCCGGTCAGGTCAGCTTTCATCATGCCTTGACGATCCACGGCAGCGGTCCGAATACAACCGATCACGCGCGTCGGTCCATGGCGGTTCATTTGATGTCGGGCGAGACCCGGTATCGTTCTACGGAGAAAGGCGATGGCCACTTTAACGCCCAAATGATGAAGGGGAAAGATGGAGAACGATTCCAGGGCGAGAACTGGCCGGTCCTCTATCCTGCCGGATCGGTTGATTGAAATTACGATTCGAAAGTCAATGCTTGTGAAGCGATACAAGACCGTTCTTCCCGTCCAAACGGAATGGGAGGAACGGTCTTTGTCGAATATGATCAACCTGATGTTTCCCTTGTTGCGGCATTTAGGGTCCTAGGGCAAAAGAGTAATAAGGGTATAGGAGGGGACAATAATAAATCCGCTTAAATAAATAATAGTAATCGATCATGCTGTAGAGGAGAGGGAATTTACAATGCCAAAGCAATCCGATAAATTTTCTACGCCTAAGAACGCGCATTTAATGGAATCGGAAAGGGAAATCCGTTTCGAACTGCCTTTCGAAATGGATTTTGAAAATTTATCGTATATCGGCGTGGTTCTTCACGAAACTTGGGGAGTAAATGAACATCACCATGAGCACTTTGAACTGTGTTATGTGGAGAGCGGACAAGGGTGGTTCACCATTAATGACTCGCTGTATACGGTGAGTAAAGGCGATTTATTCCTGACTAAGCCCGGCGAGAGCCATCAAGGAGCGGCTTCCGGGGAGCTGCCTTTTCGCCTCTATTACCTCGGTTTCAATCTCGAACAGATGAGAAGCCTGGAGATCGAATATTACCGAATCGGCTTTAACCGCGTGGAAAAAGACGAGAACCATTTCATTAAATATTTATTCGATAGCATTGTCGACGAGGTTCGCATGAAACGCCAGCTAAGCAAGATGATGGTCGAAGGGATGTTTATTCAGCTTTTGGTCACGATCGTGCGAATCTATAATGCGGACAATAAGGGACACACGGAAGGGAGAAAGCTGGCAACGGTCATCATCGATATATTAAATTATTTGCATTCCGATATTCGGGCCGATCACAATGTCGCAGATCTCAGTCAACGGTTTCATATTAGCCGCTCTCATTTGGCGCGCGAATTTAAGCAGCACATGGGCGTAAACATCGGCGTATATATACGATCGCTTTGTCTGGATAAAGCCAAGCACTTGCTGCGGGAAACGAACGAATCGGTGTGCGCGATTGCGGAAACACTGAACTTCACCTCCATTCATACGTTCAGTATTTTTTTTAAAAGGCACACAGGTACTCCTCCGGTTGAATACCGCAAGCAGAATATCTGCTCGAAAGTAGTTAAATAGCATGAATTTATGTAGAAATGTGTCGAAATGGTGAAAATGTTTAATTTTCGGGCAGAAATCTAAAAATACAACTTGAAGATACTTATATATAATCAGATTGTCTCGTGAGCTTGAACTGCAATAAAGGAGAGAGAGGAGAGGAAATAGTCGGTCCGTGAAGCAAGGTTTTTCTTTTTCTGTCGAAATGAAAGCGTTCTCTAATTCAGTTTAGGGGGTCGAAGCAGTGAAAAAAATATTATTAAGCGCATTGGTTGCATTAATGGTTCTTATTGTTGGCGCGGGCTGCAGCTCTTCCACGAATAAACCGGAAGACTCGAACGGCAAATCGGGGGGGAAAACGAAAGTCATCGTATGGGGTCTTGATCCGATGGCAGTTGGAAGCGGCAACAAAGAGATGATCGAAGAGTTTAACAAGACCCATGCCGGCATTGAGATTGTCCCGCAATCGATGCCGGGGTCCGGCGGATACGATACGCAAGATTTGAGCAAGCTGACCGCGGCTATCGCTTCCGGTTCGCCGCCGGATGTCGTCAATTTGAATGCCCCGTTTATTATGGAAGTCGCTTCGCGGGGGATCCTGATGCCGCTGGATGAATATATTGAGAAGTCCAATTTCGACTTGAGCAGGTTTTACCCGTATACCGTGAAGGAGATGACGTTCCAAGGGAAAATATGGGGACTCCCGGTCGGTATCGACGATCGTATTCTGTACTACAACAAAGACATGATGGCTAACGCCGGCCTTGATCCCGAAAGTCCTCCTGTGACATGGGACGAGCTGCTCGAATACGGTCAGAAGATGACGATCAAGGATGATAAGGGCGGGTTCAAACAAATCGGATTCATCCCGAACTTCGGGAACAGCTGGCTCTATCTGTATTCCATCCAGAATAACGGCAAATACCTGGATGACGAAGGGAAGAAAGTACTGCTGAATTCGCCCGAGAATGTCGAAGCGCTTGAGTTTATGGTCAAAGGCTACGATATGCTGGGCGGAGCCAAGAAGATTAACGCTTATTCATCCACCTTTCAAGGCGGGGCGAATGATCCGTTCCTGACGGGCAAGGTTGCGATGGTAACGAACGGCAACTGGGCGATTGCGGATATTGCGAGATTCGCGCCGAATCTCAATTTCGGCGTTGCGATGCCTCCTACACCGACAGGCGCGGATTTCAAGACATGGAGCGGCGGCTGGTCATGGGGGATTCCGAAAGGAGCCAAGAACCCCGAAGCGGCCTTCGAAGTGGTGAGCTGGCTGACAACCGAAGGTCCGAAGTTCAGTGCTGAAGGTGCAGCCAAGTATAATGCCGAACAAAAACGGATTACGATCCCGTCTTGGACCGCCAATATAGACACGAACCAATTCCTTATGGAAAAGTATGTGGATCAGCTGGACAATCAAAGGATTAAAGATGCCGTCAAGTTTTCCATGGACGCTCTCGAGCATTCCATCAGCCTGCCGGTATCTCCGGTCGGGCAGCTCTTATGGTCCGAGCATGCGAGGGCAATTGACGAAGCCATCTACCATAAGGGAGAGCCACAAGAGATTCTGGACGCCGCTGCGAAAAAAGTACAGGAAGAGCTCGATAAATTCTGGAAGAACAACAAGAGCATCGAGTAAAGAAGGGAGAGAGATATGATGAGGCCCAGTGCCTCATCATATTCTCCACTGTCTGTGGGAAGGGGCTCGATATAGTTGGGTAAACGGAACAGCATGATGCGCAAGGAAGCGATGGTCGGTTATTTATTTGCTTCCCCGTGGTTTATCGGCTTGGTTTTATTTACATTGTTTCCTATTGCGGCATCGATAAGATACAGTTTCATGGATTACAATATCCTCCAGCCTCCCGTCTGGGTCGGTCTCGATAATTATAAAGCTCTGTTTCAAGACGAATTGTTCTGGATTTCGCTTTACAACACCTTTTATTACGTCTTCCTGAGCGTACCGCTGACGATGATCATCGGACTGGCGATTGCCATGCTGCTTAATGCCGATATTAAGGGAATTGCCTTATATCGGACCTTGTATTATATGCCGTCTATTGTCCCGCTTGTAGCGGCATCGATTTTATGGGCATGGATGTTCGATCCGAATTTCGGGATCCTGACCAATATCGTTCAATTCTTCGGTTTGCCGGCGCCCGGCTGGTTGTCCGATCCGGCTTGGGCGAAGAACTCCTTGATCTTAATGTCGTTATGGGGCGCCGGCGGAGGCATGATCATCTATCTGGCCGGACTGAAAAATATACCGAAAGTATATTACGAGGCGGCGGAAATCGACGGAGCCGGCGTCATCCACCGGTTTTTCAAAATAACGCTGCCGCTCTTGAGCCCGACGCTGTTCTTTCAGCTGATTATCGGGATTATCGGAAGCTTTCAGGTCTTTACCCAATCGTTCATGATTACGGGCGGCGGCCCGAACGATTCGACGCTATTCTATGTTTTGTATCTATATAACAATGCGTTTCGCTTTTGGAAGATGGGTTACGCTTCAGCGCTGGCATGGGTGCTTTTCGTCATTATCATGGTCTTTACCTGGATCAATTTCAAGCTTTCAAAAAAATGGGTGCACTATGATCAGATGTAAGAAAGGGGAAACGTGAATGGCTAGTCTGGATTTGAGTAACCGCCAGGCCGACAAGACAATCAGATATTCGGCGAAAGGATTTCGGGCCGGATGGTCCAGTGCCGTTCAGCATGCCGTTCTATTGGCGGGAAGCATCATCTTCGTATTTCCTCTTTTGTGGCTGGTCTCGACCTCGCTGAAGTCCGAGCTTCAAGTGTTCAAGGTTCCTCCGGAGTTGATTCCGAAACCGTTCGAATGGAGCAATTATGTCGATATGTGGACGTACTTCCCGTTCTTTCAGTTTCTTGAGAACACGATGATCATTGTCGTGCTCAGCATGGCCGGCGTTCTGGTCACGGCGCCTCTGGTCGGATATGCATTTGCCCGGTTAAGATGGCCTGGCCGCGATCTGTCGTTTATGCTGCTGCTTGCAACTATGATGCTTCCAAGTCAAGTGACGATGATTCCGCTATACTTGCTCTTTAATCAATTGGGATGGGTCAACACGTTCTTGCCGCTATGGGTCCCTGCCTGGTTTGGGGGAGGAGCGTTCAACGTCTTCTTGATCCGTCAGTTTCTCATGTCGATTCCGCGGGATCTTGAAGAGAGCGCCTTCATTGACGGGGGCGGCTATGCGACGATTTATGTCCGTATTATGCTTCCATTAATACAACCCGTAATTATGACGATAGCGATCTTTCAATTCATGGGAGCATGGAATGATTTCGTAGGCCCTCTCATTTACTTGAACGATCAGTCGAAATTCACACTCTCTCTGGGTCTGAGGGTTTTTCAGCAGCAGACGGGCAATTCGCAGGGTGAGATCGGCATGATGATGGCCGCGACGACCATTATGATCATACCTGTCATCGCGTTCTTCTTCTTAGCGCAGAAGAAGTTCATCGAAGGCGTAGTATTGACCGGGATTAAGGCTTAATAAGACGATTGGACATTATTGTAAAACTCGATGAAACGCATACAGTATGATGGATCATGAATCCATTCGATAGAATCGACACGGCAATCGTGAATTTGCAATCCCACAAATGCGTGGGTTACAACTTAGTTTTGTATAAATGAACGTTAGTTTTATGCATCCTTAATCGTTCAGGGTAACGGTTACAATAAAGTCATATCTGATCCATAATGAGAGGAATATGATGATGACACATAACAATATACCGATACCGGAGCCCCGAATCGCACATTTTGAGCAGTTGGGCTTCGGAATGTTTATTCATTGGGGCTTATATTCACAGCTAGGACAAGGCGAATGGATTCAACATTTGGGCAGCATCCCGATGCCGGAATACGTAAAGCTGCAGGACACGTTCACCGCTGCCGACTTTGATGCCAAAGAAATCGCACGCATCGCCAAAAAATCCGGCATGAACTATATTACGATTACAACCCGCCATCACGACGGCTTCTCCTTGTACGACACGCGGGGGCTGAATGAATACGACGCACCGCACAGCCCGGCTGGACGCGACTTGATCGCCGAATTCGTAACGGCCTGCCGTGAGGAAGATTTGCTTCCGATGCTGTACCACACGACACTGGATTGGCATGAGGAAAGCTTCAAAAACGATTTCGACGCCTATCTCGAATACTTGTACAAGTCCGTTGAAATCTTGTGTACCCATTACGGGAAAATCGGCGGATTATGGTTTGACGGCAACTGGAGCAAACCGGATGCAGATTGGAAGCTTGACGAGCTGTACAGCATGATTCGACGACTTCAGCCAGACGCGCTCATTATCAATAACACGGGGCTGGATCAACGCGGAGCGACGGGACACCCGGAAATCGATAGCGTGACTTATGAGCAAGGGCGTCCTGAGCCGATGAACCGGGAAGGCATGCCGAAATACGTTGCGGCCGAAATGTGTGAAACGATCAATGATCATTGGGGCATCGGCAGCATCGATTTCGCGTACAAATCAGTGCCGTATTTGATCGAGAGCTTGTGCGCCTGCCGCAAAGTGGGGGCGAACTATTTGTTGAACGTAGGGCCAACCGCAACAGGCCGCATTGTGCCGATTCAGCAACATTTGCTGGAGACGGTCGGCGAGTGGATTGCCCTTCACAACAAGCCGGTCTACGAAGGCAAACCAAGCGACGTGAAGGGCGAAGGGAGCAACTTCGTTCTGGAAACGTTGGACGGTAAGCTGTATGCGTTCATCTACAATTTGAAAATTAGCGGCCACGACAATGTAACCGTTGGCGGCGGAGGAGCTGGGGACAAAACCTTCACCGGGCTCTCGCGCAAAATCAGTTCGATTCGTTGGCTCGATAATGGAGAAAAGCTGCAATTCAAGCAGGATGAATCTGCTGGTTCATTTACCTTTAACGCAACGGGGTATCCGTACGGGATTAATCTGGTCGTGCGGGTAGCGGAAATCGAAGCTGAATCCATATAAGATAACGTGAACAACCGATATGGCTTTTTAACGGCGATGGTGGAAATGGGGGATGTGATGGGCGGCATGATGTAAATTAGGCTCAATGGACTGCAGCGTCAATGGTTTCCGCAAGGGGGAACGCCGTTTGACTATATTGATAGTTGAAGAGGCTTCTCCCGGGTTCAACTTGAACCCGACGAGAAACTTCTTTTTTATTATGCGCTGCGTCAATCGCCGAGTATCTTATTCAGCACTAGAACGCGGATGAAATTAATAGTAAAATTCAGGAAGATTTTCAAAAAAACCATGAAGACCGGTGAACCGGACGAAGAGGGCTTACTCACCGGACTTATCCAGAAGGAGCGCCGAATATGGGGAATCCGAATACGGATTGGCTGAAAGAGGCCAAGTACGGCATTTCGCATCACTTTCTTTCCAACTATATCAACCGTGTGGCAAGCGGTCCGGAGGAGCAATGGAAGGACACGGAGAGCTGGGACGACGTTATCGATGGATTTGACGCGGCCGGCTATGCCAGACAGGTGGCTGAGAGCGGAGCTGGCTTCGTCTTGCTGACGCTCGGGCAGAATAGCGGGTACCATCTGTCTCCGAATGCAGCTTATGACCGGATTGCGGGCTTGCAGCCCGGCGAGAGATGCTCAAGGCGGGACTTGCCGATGGACATTGCCGATGCCTTGGAACCGTACGGAATACGGCTCATGCTTTACCTTCCGGTCAATCCGCCTCACTCGGCCCACCAGAGGGAAGGCGATTATGCCGTTACGAAAGCGTTCGGCTATACGCCAGGCATGGATGGGGCGCCATCCCAGGAAACGCAGGAAAAGTGGCAGGCGGTCATCCGGGAATGGTCGGACCGTTACGGCGCCAAGCTGGCGGGCTGGTGGTTCGACGGGCTGTTTCCGCATGTCGTGAAGGGCACTTACGACGACCCGTCCAACCGGTATAATTACGGGACGCTCGCCGAAGCCGCGAGAAGCGGGAACGCCAATCGCATTATTACGTTTAATCCGGGCGTCGAGCTGACGAATGCGTCCTATACCCCTTACGAGGATTATTCGGCGGGCGAAACCAACGCCCCGGGGCATGTTCCATCGAACGGCAGATGGGTAGACGCCGCGGAGCGCATCCAGTACTTTATCTTTACGTTTCTCGGTTCGTTCGATCCTTATTGGGCAGGCTGGGGCAATAAAGGCGTAAACTTCGATACGAAGGAGCTCACAGGCTGGGTAAAGGAAGTAACGGATAAGGAAGGAAGCGTTTGTCTGGATACGAAAGTGAACCGGTTCGGCCAAATCGATCCGCAGCAATTGGAGCAGCTGAAAGCGATTAAGGCGACGATTCGGGGTTAAGCGGCACAAGAGGCACAAGAGTACGGAGTCCCTTCATCTATTGGAAATTGTCAGGCTTGAACGAGGCCGAGGTGCAACCATTCGGGGCGTCATGTCGTCAGTTTCCAGTAGTGGAAGAAGAAGGGGGAGATAGATGTGAAGCAAATATCGAAGGCCGTCGTATTGCTCGCTTGCGCAATCGGACTGACGGCTTGCGGGGCGGTGCCGTCCTCCGGACAGGACGAAGCGTCGCCGTTGGAGAATGGCGCGATCGTGCAGCCGGAAATCGCGGCGGCCGGAACGAAACCCGCGGAACAGCCGCCGAGCCTGACGAAGGACGATGCGGACAGATTGAAGCGGCTGGATCAGCGCGTGCACAGACTGGAGGAGCGGATCCGCATGCTGGAGAAAGCTTTGGCGGCGGATACACCGGAGAAAGCAGTCGAGATGTGGGCAGCCGCGATCGACGCCCGCAATGGCGCCTGGGAATACGCGATGCTCCATCCTGACAACCGCGCCGGCCAGCTGAAAATGTTCGAGGCCGGCGATTGGATGACGGGCGTGTCCAGCCCTTGGCTGGAGCGCTACAAAATCGGCAAGGGCGTCAAACAGAAAGACGGATCGTATCTGTTCGAGGTGCGATTCGATTACCGGACCTCGGATACGATGGGCAAGAAGATCGATTGGTCCGACATTGAGGCAGCACGCGTAACGGTACGCAAGAGCGGCGCAAATTGGTATGTCGTGCAATAATGCAGGATCATTCTCTATAAGAGGCTTCTCTTGAGTCCGTCATCGGACTCGCCGAGAAGTCTCATTGTTATGCGCTAAGCCTTACCCGGATACGGGGCTGCAAATAGTAAAATCCCCAGCCTCTATGAAGTGAGAGGCTGGGGATCTTTGTATTAGCGCAATGTTTTCAATGCGCCGCTCCATGCAAGAACTTGGTCAAGCATGCCGTTCAAGTTGACGAGATGCAGATCGGCTGGTTTGAATACCGTTTCTTTCTCTTGATCCATGAGATTCTCGAAATCGGTGAACAGGGACAATGCCGGATGTATGCGAACGTCCGCTACGGACAGCTCGCCCAAGATTCCGCGCAGATGCTCGGCTGCGCGGGCGCCGCCTACGGAACCGTAGCTCACGATACCTGCCGCTTTATTGTTCCAAGCATCACGAGCATAATCAAGCGCGTTCTTCAATGCTCCCGTAATGCTGTGGTTGTATTCCTGAACGATGAATACGAAGCCGTCCAAGCTGGCCAGCTTGGCATTCCACGCTGCCGCTTGCTCGGAAGCATCGGCCTCGCCCAACAGCGGAAGCTTGTAGTCCGCAATATCGACGATTTCATAATTTGCGTCACCGCGCTGATCGGCGATTTTCTTTACCCATTCCCCTACTTGCGGGCTCAGACGGCCTTGACGCGTGCTTCCAAGAATAATTCCGATATTTAATTTCGACATTATGATTTCCTCCTCTGTTATTGTTTCCACTAACAAACAAAGTGATTCTGCAATTATAAGCTCTTCTGCTTAATAGTAATGAACAACGATGAATTTACGATATCGCCTTATCTTGTTCCCAGTCGGCATCGTTTATTCTCAAACCAAAGTTTGAGTCATCACAGCACAACTGTCTTAAAATTAAGCATATTGAACACGAGATAATAATAAGCGAGTTGGATACATTTTGTCAAGCAGCTAACAATAAGTTAGTTCAATTTATATTTAAAGTGTACCATGATGAAGATAAATTCGACACTATGATGTTTAGAATTTTTATCAGACATTCATATAAGCAATAAAATCTATTGCAAAATTAACCTATACTAGCATATACTACAAAATGAGATGTCGAAATATGTAATAATATGTCGAATAAACCACCTCTTATGTTATTTACAGCAGAACAAATAGGAATCGGTATACAATAATCTACTATTCTTTATCGTCAGAAAAAAACGGAAAGTAAAGCGGCTATTATTATTCTTTTGTTAAAGGTGCGCGAGCACGAGTTTCATCAAGAGAGGTGGATGGCATGAATCATTCGGCACATGAGCAGTATGTCGAGTTTGGCGTCGGAGAAGAAAACTATGCAATCCAAATATCGGATGTGCACGAAATTATTAAAATGCAGGATATAACAGATATTCCCAACTGTCCCTATTATGTGGAGGGTGTGATCAATCTTCGGGGGCGGATCGTTCCGATTATCAGCTTGCGCAGCTTATTCGCGATCGGGGAAGAGCCTTTCACCAAGACGACGCGGATCGTGGTCGTCCACCATAAGGACGATTCGGTCGGCATCATTGTCGACCGCGTGAATCAAGTCGCGGTCTATGCGGATATTCAAACGCCTCCAGAACGCGTAGGCGGCATAAGCGAGACTTATTTTGTCGGAATCGGCATCGCTGCAGCAGGACTGGTAGGGATATTAAAGCTGGATGAAGTGCTGATCAGAGAATAAGGGGGGGAGGTTCATTGCTCGATTTATCGGAATTTCGATCCGTCTATTTAGAAGAACTCGATGAACAGATTCAGATTATGGAAGAAGAGCTGCTTCGCGTTGAGAAAGCCGGCTCTGCGGAAAACGGGATTCAACGTTTGTTTCGGGCGGCCCATACGTTGAAGGGCTCCTCGGCAGCGATGGGATTTTTCAAGATGAAATCCTTAACGCATGAGATGGAGCATCTGCTCGACAAAGTCCGAAATAACGAGCTCCAAATGACGGACAGGCTGACGGTCTTATTCTTTCAAAGCGTTGATCTGATGAAGATTCTCCAGCAGGAAATTGTTCAGCATAATCAGGAAATGTCGGATATTCATGCGATGACACTGCTGCTTGCCAACTATATGCATGAACATGAACATGAGCAA carries:
- a CDS encoding phytanoyl-CoA dioxygenase family protein; this encodes MFTALENCLPTEQDAAFFKENGYWVSPVIFSPDELSEIVEHQDKMYHGDYETGREPICNWLEGRDHPRSLRKTDNSHWSDLTLRKVATDPTIGAIAGKLLGAESIRLFHDQLLYKPGRATAKETANVGWHQDYVYWQCCMEPTLVTAWVAFTDVDLSNGCMQVVPRSNQWGLLSVNNFFEQNLEKQRDMMDIPANEKFETVPLVMKAGQVSFHHALTIHGSGPNTTDHARRSMAVHLMSGETRYRSTEKGDGHFNAQMMKGKDGERFQGENWPVLYPAGSVD
- a CDS encoding alpha-L-fucosidase, with the translated sequence MGNPNTDWLKEAKYGISHHFLSNYINRVASGPEEQWKDTESWDDVIDGFDAAGYARQVAESGAGFVLLTLGQNSGYHLSPNAAYDRIAGLQPGERCSRRDLPMDIADALEPYGIRLMLYLPVNPPHSAHQREGDYAVTKAFGYTPGMDGAPSQETQEKWQAVIREWSDRYGAKLAGWWFDGLFPHVVKGTYDDPSNRYNYGTLAEAARSGNANRIITFNPGVELTNASYTPYEDYSAGETNAPGHVPSNGRWVDAAERIQYFIFTFLGSFDPYWAGWGNKGVNFDTKELTGWVKEVTDKEGSVCLDTKVNRFGQIDPQQLEQLKAIKATIRG
- a CDS encoding AraC family transcriptional regulator encodes the protein MPKQSDKFSTPKNAHLMESEREIRFELPFEMDFENLSYIGVVLHETWGVNEHHHEHFELCYVESGQGWFTINDSLYTVSKGDLFLTKPGESHQGAASGELPFRLYYLGFNLEQMRSLEIEYYRIGFNRVEKDENHFIKYLFDSIVDEVRMKRQLSKMMVEGMFIQLLVTIVRIYNADNKGHTEGRKLATVIIDILNYLHSDIRADHNVADLSQRFHISRSHLAREFKQHMGVNIGVYIRSLCLDKAKHLLRETNESVCAIAETLNFTSIHTFSIFFKRHTGTPPVEYRKQNICSKVVK
- a CDS encoding chemotaxis protein CheW, translated to MNHSAHEQYVEFGVGEENYAIQISDVHEIIKMQDITDIPNCPYYVEGVINLRGRIVPIISLRSLFAIGEEPFTKTTRIVVVHHKDDSVGIIVDRVNQVAVYADIQTPPERVGGISETYFVGIGIAAAGLVGILKLDEVLIRE
- a CDS encoding carbohydrate ABC transporter permease, encoding MGKRNSMMRKEAMVGYLFASPWFIGLVLFTLFPIAASIRYSFMDYNILQPPVWVGLDNYKALFQDELFWISLYNTFYYVFLSVPLTMIIGLAIAMLLNADIKGIALYRTLYYMPSIVPLVAASILWAWMFDPNFGILTNIVQFFGLPAPGWLSDPAWAKNSLILMSLWGAGGGMIIYLAGLKNIPKVYYEAAEIDGAGVIHRFFKITLPLLSPTLFFQLIIGIIGSFQVFTQSFMITGGGPNDSTLFYVLYLYNNAFRFWKMGYASALAWVLFVIIMVFTWINFKLSKKWVHYDQM
- a CDS encoding carbohydrate ABC transporter permease — protein: MASLDLSNRQADKTIRYSAKGFRAGWSSAVQHAVLLAGSIIFVFPLLWLVSTSLKSELQVFKVPPELIPKPFEWSNYVDMWTYFPFFQFLENTMIIVVLSMAGVLVTAPLVGYAFARLRWPGRDLSFMLLLATMMLPSQVTMIPLYLLFNQLGWVNTFLPLWVPAWFGGGAFNVFLIRQFLMSIPRDLEESAFIDGGGYATIYVRIMLPLIQPVIMTIAIFQFMGAWNDFVGPLIYLNDQSKFTLSLGLRVFQQQTGNSQGEIGMMMAATTIMIIPVIAFFFLAQKKFIEGVVLTGIKA
- a CDS encoding phage shock protein B, with protein sequence MKQISKAVVLLACAIGLTACGAVPSSGQDEASPLENGAIVQPEIAAAGTKPAEQPPSLTKDDADRLKRLDQRVHRLEERIRMLEKALAADTPEKAVEMWAAAIDARNGAWEYAMLHPDNRAGQLKMFEAGDWMTGVSSPWLERYKIGKGVKQKDGSYLFEVRFDYRTSDTMGKKIDWSDIEAARVTVRKSGANWYVVQ
- a CDS encoding NADPH-dependent FMN reductase; this translates as MSKLNIGIILGSTRQGRLSPQVGEWVKKIADQRGDANYEIVDIADYKLPLLGEADASEQAAAWNAKLASLDGFVFIVQEYNHSITGALKNALDYARDAWNNKAAGIVSYGSVGGARAAEHLRGILGELSVADVRIHPALSLFTDFENLMDQEKETVFKPADLHLVNLNGMLDQVLAWSGALKTLR
- a CDS encoding alpha-L-fucosidase — protein: MTHNNIPIPEPRIAHFEQLGFGMFIHWGLYSQLGQGEWIQHLGSIPMPEYVKLQDTFTAADFDAKEIARIAKKSGMNYITITTRHHDGFSLYDTRGLNEYDAPHSPAGRDLIAEFVTACREEDLLPMLYHTTLDWHEESFKNDFDAYLEYLYKSVEILCTHYGKIGGLWFDGNWSKPDADWKLDELYSMIRRLQPDALIINNTGLDQRGATGHPEIDSVTYEQGRPEPMNREGMPKYVAAEMCETINDHWGIGSIDFAYKSVPYLIESLCACRKVGANYLLNVGPTATGRIVPIQQHLLETVGEWIALHNKPVYEGKPSDVKGEGSNFVLETLDGKLYAFIYNLKISGHDNVTVGGGGAGDKTFTGLSRKISSIRWLDNGEKLQFKQDESAGSFTFNATGYPYGINLVVRVAEIEAESI
- a CDS encoding ABC transporter substrate-binding protein, whose protein sequence is MKKILLSALVALMVLIVGAGCSSSTNKPEDSNGKSGGKTKVIVWGLDPMAVGSGNKEMIEEFNKTHAGIEIVPQSMPGSGGYDTQDLSKLTAAIASGSPPDVVNLNAPFIMEVASRGILMPLDEYIEKSNFDLSRFYPYTVKEMTFQGKIWGLPVGIDDRILYYNKDMMANAGLDPESPPVTWDELLEYGQKMTIKDDKGGFKQIGFIPNFGNSWLYLYSIQNNGKYLDDEGKKVLLNSPENVEALEFMVKGYDMLGGAKKINAYSSTFQGGANDPFLTGKVAMVTNGNWAIADIARFAPNLNFGVAMPPTPTGADFKTWSGGWSWGIPKGAKNPEAAFEVVSWLTTEGPKFSAEGAAKYNAEQKRITIPSWTANIDTNQFLMEKYVDQLDNQRIKDAVKFSMDALEHSISLPVSPVGQLLWSEHARAIDEAIYHKGEPQEILDAAAKKVQEELDKFWKNNKSIE